A genomic window from Prosthecobacter sp. SYSU 5D2 includes:
- the pstB gene encoding phosphate ABC transporter ATP-binding protein PstB, with protein MAIREKNPVSHLPTSIQVRNVDFYYGSKQTLFDVSLDIPRHQATAFIGPSGCGKSTLLRCFNRMNDRVDGATVKSGSINVEGQDIHSQALDVVQLRRQVGMVFQKSNPFPRSIYENISYGLALHGEKRKDYLDHVVEESLRGAALWDEVKDRLDQSAYGLSGGQQQRLCIARAIAVKPQVLLMDEPCSALDPIATARVEDLFHQLKEKYTLVIVTHNMQQAMRTADYTALFYLGKLVEYDETMSLFENPKEKLTDDYVRGRFG; from the coding sequence ATGGCCATCCGTGAAAAGAACCCCGTCTCACACCTGCCCACCTCCATCCAGGTGCGGAATGTGGATTTCTATTATGGCAGCAAACAGACGCTCTTTGACGTCTCGCTAGACATTCCCCGTCACCAGGCCACGGCCTTCATCGGCCCGTCGGGCTGTGGCAAGTCCACCCTGCTGCGCTGCTTTAACCGCATGAACGACCGGGTGGATGGCGCAACCGTGAAAAGCGGCTCGATCAATGTGGAGGGGCAGGACATCCACAGCCAGGCGCTGGATGTGGTGCAGCTGCGCCGCCAGGTGGGCATGGTCTTTCAGAAATCGAATCCCTTTCCCCGCAGCATTTACGAAAACATCTCCTACGGTCTCGCCCTGCATGGCGAGAAACGAAAAGACTACCTGGACCATGTGGTGGAAGAAAGCCTGCGTGGTGCGGCTCTGTGGGATGAGGTGAAGGACCGCCTGGATCAAAGTGCCTACGGACTTTCGGGCGGTCAGCAGCAGCGTCTTTGCATCGCTCGCGCCATCGCCGTGAAACCGCAGGTGCTGCTGATGGACGAGCCCTGCTCAGCCCTGGACCCTATCGCTACCGCGAGGGTGGAGGACCTGTTTCACCAGCTCAAGGAGAAGTATACCCTGGTCATCGTGACGCATAACATGCAGCAGGCCATGCGCACGGCGGATTACACGGCGCTGTTCTACCTGGGGAAACTCGTGGAATATGACGAGACGATGAGCCTCTTTGAGAATCCGAAGGAAAAGCTGACGGATGATTATGTGCGGGGGCGGTTTGGGTGA
- a CDS encoding phosphate ABC transporter substrate-binding protein, which translates to MKIRPALFAALSLTALAQGTEINPAIPEYKQVSGVSGNLISIGSDTLNNLMTLWAEGFKARYPNVNIQIEGKGSATAPPALISGTSQLGPMSREMKQEEIDAFEKKFGYKPTEIKVAVDALAVFAHKDSTLRGLTLAQIDAIFSSTRKLGAPADITEWGQLGMDAWKGRAISLFGRNSASGTYGFFKEHALGKGDFKSSVKEQPGSSAVIQGISTDEFALGYSGIGYITSGVRALPIGESEDSLVEVNYDNCISGDYPLARFLLIYINKKPGEPLDTLTTEFVKFIQSKDGQEVVVKDGYYPIPSEVLEETQAILAK; encoded by the coding sequence ATGAAGATCCGACCTGCCCTTTTCGCTGCCCTCAGCCTGACTGCCCTGGCCCAGGGAACCGAGATAAATCCTGCCATCCCTGAATACAAACAGGTGAGCGGTGTTTCTGGAAACCTCATCTCCATCGGCTCCGATACACTGAACAACCTCATGACCCTGTGGGCGGAAGGCTTCAAGGCGAGATACCCCAATGTGAACATCCAGATCGAGGGCAAAGGCTCCGCTACCGCGCCTCCCGCGCTGATCAGCGGCACCAGCCAGCTCGGCCCCATGAGCCGCGAGATGAAGCAGGAGGAGATTGACGCCTTCGAGAAAAAATTCGGCTACAAGCCAACGGAGATCAAAGTGGCCGTGGATGCCCTGGCCGTCTTTGCCCATAAAGACAGCACCCTCAGAGGCCTCACATTGGCGCAGATTGACGCCATTTTTTCCTCCACCCGCAAGCTCGGTGCTCCGGCTGACATCACTGAGTGGGGCCAGCTTGGCATGGATGCCTGGAAAGGTCGCGCCATTTCCCTCTTCGGTCGTAACAGTGCCTCCGGCACCTATGGTTTCTTCAAGGAACATGCTCTCGGCAAGGGCGACTTCAAAAGCAGTGTCAAGGAGCAGCCAGGGTCCTCCGCAGTGATCCAGGGCATCAGCACCGATGAGTTTGCCTTGGGTTATTCAGGCATCGGTTACATCACCTCCGGCGTCCGCGCCCTGCCCATCGGCGAAAGCGAAGACAGCCTCGTTGAGGTCAACTATGATAACTGCATCAGCGGTGATTATCCTCTGGCCCGCTTCCTCCTCATCTACATCAACAAAAAACCCGGCGAGCCCCTGGATACCCTCACCACCGAGTTTGTGAAATTTATCCAGAGCAAGGACGGGCAGGAGGTGGTGGTGAAAGACGGTTATTATCCCATCCCCTCAGAGGTGCTGGAGGAGACCCAGGCCATCCTGGCCAAGTGA